A section of the Thermococcus sp. 21S7 genome encodes:
- the shyB gene encoding NAD(P)-dependent hydrogenase/sulfhydrogenase 2 subunit beta: protein MRYIKLPSENFERFFKSLEAWGTLYAPVKKGGIYSFQEVHDPAEVARDYNRTMLPPKKFFFRPKEAILRLKNGRWEEEVEAEPMVLFGLHSCDIHGLKILDKVYLDEPADPYYKSRREKTLIIGISCMPDEYCFCKSLGTHFAMDGFDLFLHELPDGWLVRIGSVRGHEIAWENGELFEEVTDEDLANFKEFEEKRAKAFQKEVPQEGLADMLDLAYNSPVWKKYAEICLACGNCNMVCPTCRCYEVCDSWMDAYSSVRERRYDSCFMENHGLVAGGHNFRPTRLDRFRHRYYCKSYFDPTAGYNCVGCGRCDEFCPAKIEHVKVLEEVRGSLK from the coding sequence TTGAGATACATAAAACTACCTTCCGAAAACTTTGAGAGGTTCTTCAAGTCACTTGAGGCCTGGGGTACCCTGTATGCCCCGGTAAAGAAGGGCGGCATCTATTCTTTCCAGGAAGTCCACGACCCGGCGGAGGTGGCGCGGGACTACAACAGAACCATGCTCCCGCCGAAGAAGTTCTTCTTCAGACCAAAGGAGGCCATTCTCAGGCTGAAGAACGGCCGCTGGGAGGAAGAAGTCGAAGCAGAACCGATGGTTCTCTTTGGACTCCATTCCTGCGATATCCACGGTCTTAAGATACTCGACAAGGTGTACCTTGACGAGCCTGCCGACCCGTACTACAAGAGCAGGCGCGAAAAGACCTTAATAATAGGAATAAGCTGTATGCCCGACGAGTACTGCTTCTGCAAGAGCCTCGGAACGCACTTCGCAATGGACGGCTTTGACCTGTTTCTTCACGAGCTTCCCGACGGCTGGCTGGTCAGAATCGGAAGCGTCCGCGGTCACGAGATAGCCTGGGAGAACGGTGAGCTGTTCGAGGAGGTGACCGACGAGGACCTCGCCAACTTCAAGGAGTTCGAGGAGAAGCGCGCGAAGGCCTTTCAGAAGGAAGTCCCCCAGGAAGGCCTCGCCGACATGCTCGATTTAGCGTACAACAGCCCGGTGTGGAAGAAGTACGCCGAGATATGCCTCGCCTGCGGCAACTGCAACATGGTCTGCCCGACGTGCCGCTGCTACGAGGTCTGCGACAGCTGGATGGACGCATACAGCTCGGTGCGCGAGAGGCGCTACGACTCGTGCTTCATGGAGAACCATGGACTCGTCGCTGGAGGCCACAACTTCAGGCCCACGCGATTGGACCGCTTCAGGCACAGATACTACTGCAAGAGCTATTTTGACCCCACCGCAGGCTACAACTGCGTCGGCTGCGGCCGCTGCGATGAGTTCTGCCCGGCGAAAATAGAGCACGTTAAGGTTCTTGAGGAGGTAAGGGGGTCCCTGAAATGA
- a CDS encoding DUF257 family protein — protein MLMEGLNALLALIEKVNPGEIVLIEYRPSYIPEFLTKLLVEYGRKKGVPVVIDDNFDTLHVIQKHLKFWGIDEDFRDVLVVKSGGRMMVGNVVAEVEFSSEPLVYIKKYEKTFKEAVSGVENSINIVLGLERLFAFINSPREYYLFITGLQNMLGNRRRKAFYLINEKIASTLDFNPLPELEYIASTVVRITPTPTSARTVFVKTPIREFLGSEFEITLEVVLDAFR, from the coding sequence ATGCTCATGGAAGGCCTCAACGCACTACTTGCCCTCATAGAAAAGGTGAATCCCGGGGAGATCGTGCTGATTGAGTACCGCCCATCCTACATTCCGGAGTTTCTTACCAAGCTGCTGGTGGAGTATGGGCGAAAGAAGGGCGTCCCAGTTGTTATCGATGATAACTTTGACACCCTGCACGTTATCCAGAAGCACTTAAAGTTCTGGGGGATAGATGAAGACTTCAGAGATGTACTCGTTGTGAAGTCCGGCGGCAGGATGATGGTGGGAAACGTAGTAGCAGAGGTAGAGTTTAGTTCGGAGCCCCTCGTGTATATAAAGAAGTACGAAAAGACATTTAAAGAAGCCGTGTCGGGAGTTGAGAACTCGATAAACATCGTACTCGGCCTGGAGAGACTCTTCGCGTTTATCAACAGCCCAAGGGAGTACTACCTCTTCATAACAGGCCTCCAGAACATGCTAGGAAACCGCAGGAGAAAGGCGTTCTACCTTATAAACGAAAAGATAGCCTCAACGCTGGATTTCAACCCACTCCCAGAGCTGGAGTACATAGCAAGCACTGTCGTTAGGATCACGCCCACACCAACCAGTGCGAGAACGGTCTTCGTGAAGACGCCCATTAGGGAGTTCCTAGGCAGCGAGTTC
- the nuoF gene encoding NADH-quinone oxidoreductase subunit NuoF: MSEIKAIAVGMNSCGIAAGARETYEAIKAELEKRGIDVKLKIVGCVGMCYREPLVDIITDDEIITYGHVDPKKVPRIIEEHVINGKPIEEWIVKRDWWENGERKTWDVDGYFSKQRKIVLENSGYIDPENIDEYIAAGGYEALKKALKMKPEEIIDVITKSGLRGRGGAGFPTGLKWKFAREAKGDVKYIVCNADEGDPGAFMDRNVLEGDPHRVIEGMIIGAYAIGATKGFIYVRAEYPLAIRRLKIALKQARERGFLGENILGSGFSFDIVIKEGAGAFVCGEETALIASIEGKRGMPRPRPPYPAQKGLWGKPTNINNVETWANVPWIIKHGWEAYASIGTEKSKGTKVFALSGKIKHGGNVEVPMGMTLREILYEIGGGTKTGKRIKAVQLGGPSGGCIPEYLFDTPVDYESVNATGAIMGSGGMVVMDEDTCMVDVAKFFLDFTVKESCGKCTFCRLGTKRMWEILDKFTKGEAAEEDLEKLERLAYQVKAGSLCGLGQTAPNPVLTTIRYFRDEYLAHIQGKCPAKVCKPLIRYVIITDRCTGCTACAIFCPVKAISGERLKPHVINQEECIKCGTCYEVCRFNAIEIVDAGGE, encoded by the coding sequence ATGTCTGAAATCAAGGCCATAGCGGTCGGCATGAACTCCTGTGGAATAGCTGCCGGCGCGAGGGAAACCTACGAGGCCATAAAGGCCGAGCTTGAGAAGAGGGGCATTGATGTCAAGCTCAAGATAGTAGGCTGCGTCGGTATGTGCTACCGGGAGCCCCTCGTGGACATCATCACTGATGATGAGATAATCACCTACGGCCACGTCGACCCCAAGAAGGTCCCCCGGATTATAGAGGAGCACGTTATCAACGGAAAGCCCATAGAGGAGTGGATAGTCAAGCGCGACTGGTGGGAGAACGGCGAGAGGAAAACCTGGGACGTTGATGGCTACTTCTCCAAGCAGAGGAAGATAGTGCTCGAAAACTCCGGCTACATAGACCCCGAGAACATCGACGAGTACATTGCTGCCGGTGGTTATGAAGCCCTCAAAAAGGCCCTCAAAATGAAGCCCGAGGAGATAATAGACGTCATCACCAAGTCTGGGCTTCGCGGAAGGGGCGGCGCAGGATTTCCGACCGGTCTGAAGTGGAAGTTCGCGAGGGAGGCCAAGGGAGACGTGAAGTATATAGTCTGCAACGCCGACGAGGGCGACCCCGGAGCCTTCATGGACAGGAACGTCCTTGAGGGCGACCCACACCGCGTCATTGAGGGCATGATAATCGGCGCCTACGCGATCGGGGCTACAAAGGGCTTTATCTACGTGAGAGCAGAGTACCCGCTCGCCATAAGGAGGCTGAAGATAGCGCTGAAGCAGGCGCGGGAGAGGGGCTTCCTCGGCGAGAACATCCTCGGAAGCGGGTTCTCCTTCGACATCGTCATCAAGGAAGGAGCCGGAGCGTTCGTCTGCGGTGAGGAGACTGCTCTGATAGCCTCTATAGAGGGCAAGCGCGGAATGCCGAGGCCGAGGCCGCCCTATCCGGCCCAGAAGGGTCTCTGGGGCAAGCCCACCAACATCAACAACGTGGAAACGTGGGCGAACGTGCCGTGGATAATCAAGCACGGCTGGGAGGCCTACGCCTCGATAGGGACCGAGAAGAGCAAGGGCACCAAAGTCTTCGCCCTGTCGGGCAAGATAAAGCACGGCGGAAACGTTGAGGTTCCGATGGGAATGACGCTGAGGGAGATACTCTACGAGATAGGCGGCGGGACGAAGACCGGCAAGAGGATCAAAGCCGTCCAGCTCGGCGGGCCCTCGGGCGGCTGCATCCCCGAGTACCTCTTCGACACGCCCGTTGACTACGAGAGCGTGAACGCGACCGGCGCGATAATGGGGAGCGGCGGAATGGTCGTCATGGACGAGGACACCTGTATGGTTGACGTCGCCAAGTTCTTCCTCGACTTCACGGTGAAGGAGTCCTGCGGAAAGTGCACCTTCTGCCGTTTGGGTACCAAAAGGATGTGGGAGATCCTCGACAAGTTCACCAAGGGCGAGGCAGCGGAGGAAGACCTCGAAAAGCTCGAACGGCTCGCATATCAGGTCAAAGCCGGTTCGCTCTGTGGCCTTGGCCAAACGGCTCCGAATCCCGTTCTAACGACCATCCGTTACTTCAGGGACGAATACCTTGCCCATATCCAAGGAAAATGCCCCGCCAAGGTCTGCAAGCCGCTCATCAGGTACGTCATCATCACCGACAGGTGCACCGGCTGTACGGCGTGTGCCATATTCTGCCCTGTGAAGGCGATAAGCGGCGAGAGGCTCAAGCCCCACGTCATCAACCAGGAGGAGTGCATCAAGTGCGGAACCTGCTACGAGGTGTGCCGGTTCAACGCCATAGAGATAGTCGATGCGGGGGGTGAGTGA
- the nuoE gene encoding NADH-quinone oxidoreductase subunit NuoE, translated as MEASFDYMRSYPPEPSSLIPLLQRTQERFGYLPREALEEIANYLGIPLSRVYGVATFYAQFRFEPLGKYVVKICHGTACHVNGAVNISQAITEELGIEEGGTTEDGLVTLERVACLGCCSLAPVIMINDKVFGKLTPDKVRKLMRKLREGKLDV; from the coding sequence ATGGAAGCCTCGTTCGATTACATGCGTTCTTATCCTCCGGAACCGAGTTCTCTAATCCCTCTTCTCCAGAGAACCCAGGAGCGCTTCGGTTACCTTCCAAGAGAGGCCCTGGAGGAGATTGCGAACTACCTCGGAATTCCGCTCAGCAGGGTCTACGGCGTGGCGACCTTCTACGCCCAGTTCAGGTTTGAACCCCTCGGAAAATACGTCGTGAAAATCTGCCACGGCACGGCCTGCCACGTAAACGGCGCCGTGAACATATCCCAGGCCATAACAGAGGAGCTTGGAATTGAAGAGGGGGGGACGACGGAGGACGGCCTCGTAACGCTGGAGCGCGTCGCCTGTCTCGGATGCTGCAGCTTGGCGCCTGTCATAATGATAAACGACAAGGTCTTCGGCAAGCTCACGCCCGATAAAGTCAGGAAGCTGATGAGAAAGCTCAGGGAGGGGAAGCTCGATGTCTGA
- the shyA gene encoding NAD(P)-dependent hydrogenase/sulfhydrogenase 2 subunit alpha, translating to MIIELREFTRVEGNGKAEIVIEDGEVKDVRLKIIEGPRFFELLTLGRHYYDVPDLEARICAICYLSHSVASVLGIERAFGVEVPEEIALIRELGLIGELLESHALHLYLLVAPDVFGYPDAIRMATKHGELVKEGLALKAFGNRIRVMVGGREIHGINVKPGGFGRYPTVEELERVEKESEALLRLARRAVRLFAQLEPYGAQARHFVATDGYLWGEKLVSDEEGEFHYTERIEERSLVYSFAKQSRYKGEAFFVGALPRLLLKSGMLTPTAKRLFEEHREKLKTGYVSYNNLAQAIELVYSLERANEIAKTLLDRGIEGENVPVEPREGEGIGYVEAPRGVLIHHYRIDGEGKISYSNIITPTALNHAMMETSLLEEAGKLYGEADERAMIGRLEETVRAFDPCISCSVHLVKL from the coding sequence ATGATAATCGAACTCCGCGAGTTCACGCGCGTTGAGGGCAACGGAAAGGCCGAGATAGTCATCGAGGACGGCGAGGTAAAGGACGTCAGGCTTAAGATCATCGAAGGGCCGAGATTCTTCGAGCTTCTGACCCTTGGAAGGCACTACTACGACGTTCCTGACCTTGAGGCTAGGATATGCGCCATCTGCTACCTCTCCCACAGCGTCGCTTCCGTCCTAGGAATCGAAAGGGCCTTCGGCGTTGAGGTTCCGGAGGAGATAGCCCTCATCAGAGAGCTCGGACTCATAGGCGAACTGCTTGAGAGCCACGCGCTGCACCTGTACCTCCTCGTTGCGCCGGACGTGTTCGGCTACCCCGACGCCATAAGGATGGCCACGAAGCACGGGGAGCTGGTGAAGGAGGGCCTCGCCCTGAAGGCCTTCGGCAACAGGATAAGGGTGATGGTAGGCGGCAGGGAGATACACGGAATAAACGTCAAGCCCGGCGGCTTCGGCAGGTATCCAACGGTGGAGGAGCTTGAGAGGGTGGAGAAGGAAAGCGAAGCCCTCCTCAGGCTGGCAAGGAGAGCGGTGAGGCTCTTCGCCCAGCTGGAGCCCTACGGCGCCCAGGCGAGGCACTTCGTCGCCACCGACGGCTACCTCTGGGGTGAAAAGCTGGTCTCTGACGAGGAAGGGGAGTTCCACTACACGGAGAGGATAGAGGAGCGCTCCTTAGTTTACAGCTTCGCCAAGCAGAGCCGCTACAAGGGTGAGGCGTTCTTTGTTGGGGCGCTGCCGAGGCTGCTCCTCAAGTCGGGGATGCTAACCCCCACAGCAAAGAGGCTCTTCGAAGAGCATCGGGAGAAACTGAAGACCGGCTACGTCAGCTACAACAACCTGGCCCAGGCGATAGAGCTCGTCTACTCCCTTGAGAGGGCAAACGAGATAGCGAAGACCCTTCTCGACAGGGGCATCGAAGGGGAGAACGTCCCTGTTGAGCCCAGGGAGGGCGAGGGAATAGGCTACGTCGAGGCCCCGAGGGGTGTTCTGATACACCACTACAGGATAGACGGCGAGGGCAAGATCTCATACTCCAATATAATCACACCAACCGCGCTGAACCACGCGATGATGGAGACCAGCCTACTGGAGGAGGCGGGGAAGCTGTACGGCGAGGCCGACGAAAGGGCGATGATAGGAAGGCTTGAGGAGACCGTCAGGGCGTTCGACCCGTGCATCTCCTGCTCCGTGCACCTGGTGAAGCTCTGA
- a CDS encoding NAD(P)-binding protein, with protein sequence MVKIIVNGKEIDAPEGKPLIDFLREIGEHIPGFCYSGEIDPYGSCRLCLVSTKRGVTTSCTLKPMEGLELETLSDEVVSMRKTALELILSDHYGDCIGPCQDGCPAHSDVQGYLALIAMGKYHEAVKLMKEKYILPAVLGRVCPAFCEDACRRNLVEEPLAIRQLKRYAADYDLEHGPWMPEIPPSTGKRIAVVGGGPAGLACAYYLRTMGHEVTIIEAMPELGGMTRYGIPPYRLPRDVLDKDIATVINTGIEVKTNTALGRDVTLEELREKYDAVFLGVGAWRSRKMGIPGEELEGVMHGIEFLRKVNMGEKVELGERVIVVGGGNTAMDVARTALRLGAKVTVVYRRSKAEMPANEREVEEAMEEGVEFMFLTNPVKVIGDGKVEEVELIKMRLGEPDASGRRRPIPIEGSEFKVKADNVILAIGQYCDEEFLKSLGIEAKRGKALVDEVTLQTSVPGVFAGGDLVLGPSTVIESIATGRRAAIMIDLYLKGKLEKAKAVLTEPEKHIEEVLSDDDLYRVLFDLRPYNHWKRVTEKDYESVERKPRAKVKLLDPEKRKRTFEEVEPALTEEQVLEEAKRCMSCGCMEVFRCKLREYATLYGAEQYAFEGEQNKFEIDESHPWVTLDNNKCVLCGQCVNFTHEVAGEGVLDYLFRGFKTRISPPLGESLGEVEGRFIGEMIDLCPVGAITEKLPFVKPGPWKTKPVKTVCNGCSFACEMNVEVYDGMLVRASRVEGSWNGHLCDYCRFARPWAEDLAGPLLNGEPVSWEEAKKFLSERSYALILTPELTNEEIARLKAFAEEKGIPVGSTVSGGLSTATLDDIRNAKRVLLKADPEKFPLLKILLKGKEIVEEGYDVAILEGPAEPLDVPTLILHEWVNAAGLLKAGIRGIPESGAYVVIGRPVEDLKGDVLVVPAGVWAEKSGTVTNAFGMELKMERAMEGYSPLELFS encoded by the coding sequence ATGGTAAAAATCATAGTCAACGGGAAGGAAATCGACGCTCCGGAAGGAAAGCCGCTCATAGACTTCCTCCGTGAAATTGGGGAGCACATTCCCGGCTTCTGTTACAGTGGCGAAATTGACCCCTACGGCTCCTGCAGGCTCTGTCTCGTCTCCACCAAGAGGGGAGTCACCACCTCGTGCACCCTCAAGCCGATGGAAGGGCTTGAGTTGGAGACCCTCAGCGACGAAGTCGTTTCGATGAGGAAGACTGCACTTGAGCTCATACTTTCGGATCATTACGGCGACTGTATCGGCCCCTGTCAGGACGGCTGTCCGGCCCACAGCGACGTCCAGGGATACCTCGCGCTCATAGCGATGGGCAAGTACCACGAGGCGGTCAAACTGATGAAGGAGAAGTACATCCTGCCGGCCGTGCTCGGAAGGGTCTGCCCGGCCTTCTGTGAGGACGCCTGCCGGAGAAACCTCGTGGAGGAGCCCCTCGCGATAAGGCAGCTGAAGAGATACGCGGCAGATTACGACCTTGAGCACGGCCCGTGGATGCCCGAGATTCCGCCCTCCACCGGAAAGAGAATAGCCGTCGTCGGAGGCGGGCCCGCTGGATTAGCGTGCGCCTACTACCTCAGGACGATGGGTCACGAGGTTACGATAATTGAGGCGATGCCGGAGCTCGGCGGAATGACCCGCTACGGTATTCCACCCTACAGGCTGCCGAGGGATGTGCTCGACAAGGACATAGCGACCGTAATCAACACGGGCATAGAGGTGAAGACCAACACCGCCCTCGGAAGGGACGTAACCCTTGAGGAGCTCCGCGAGAAGTACGATGCCGTATTCCTCGGTGTCGGAGCGTGGAGAAGCAGAAAGATGGGGATTCCGGGCGAGGAGCTTGAGGGAGTGATGCACGGTATAGAGTTCCTCAGGAAGGTCAATATGGGCGAGAAGGTCGAGCTCGGGGAGCGCGTCATAGTAGTCGGCGGCGGAAACACCGCCATGGACGTTGCTCGGACGGCTCTTAGACTCGGTGCAAAGGTTACCGTCGTTTACCGCCGTTCGAAAGCAGAGATGCCCGCCAACGAGAGGGAAGTTGAAGAGGCGATGGAGGAAGGCGTCGAGTTCATGTTCCTCACAAACCCGGTGAAGGTTATCGGAGACGGGAAGGTCGAGGAGGTAGAGCTCATCAAGATGCGCCTCGGCGAGCCGGACGCCAGCGGAAGGAGGAGGCCGATACCGATTGAGGGCTCGGAGTTTAAAGTCAAAGCGGACAACGTTATCCTCGCCATAGGTCAGTACTGCGACGAGGAGTTCCTGAAGAGCCTCGGCATCGAGGCGAAGCGCGGAAAGGCCCTCGTCGATGAGGTGACGCTCCAGACGAGCGTTCCCGGCGTCTTCGCCGGTGGCGACCTCGTTCTCGGGCCGTCAACGGTCATCGAGAGCATAGCCACCGGAAGAAGGGCCGCGATAATGATAGACTTGTATCTTAAAGGCAAGCTGGAGAAGGCTAAAGCCGTTCTCACCGAGCCCGAGAAGCACATCGAGGAAGTCCTAAGCGACGATGACCTGTATAGAGTTCTCTTCGACCTCAGGCCCTACAACCACTGGAAGAGGGTCACCGAGAAGGACTACGAGAGCGTTGAAAGAAAGCCGAGGGCGAAGGTGAAGCTCCTCGATCCGGAGAAGAGGAAGAGAACCTTCGAGGAGGTCGAGCCGGCCCTAACCGAGGAGCAGGTTCTTGAAGAAGCGAAACGCTGTATGAGCTGCGGCTGTATGGAGGTCTTCCGCTGCAAGCTGAGGGAGTACGCCACGCTCTACGGTGCCGAACAGTACGCCTTTGAGGGGGAGCAGAACAAGTTCGAAATCGACGAGAGCCACCCGTGGGTGACGCTCGACAACAACAAGTGCGTTCTCTGCGGCCAGTGCGTCAACTTCACCCACGAGGTTGCTGGAGAGGGAGTCCTCGACTACCTGTTCCGCGGATTCAAGACGAGAATCTCACCGCCGCTCGGGGAGAGCCTCGGAGAGGTGGAGGGCAGGTTCATCGGGGAGATGATAGACCTCTGTCCGGTTGGGGCAATAACCGAGAAGCTTCCCTTCGTCAAGCCCGGGCCCTGGAAGACGAAGCCCGTCAAAACCGTTTGTAACGGCTGTTCCTTCGCCTGTGAGATGAACGTGGAGGTCTACGATGGCATGCTCGTAAGGGCTTCGAGGGTGGAGGGTTCTTGGAACGGCCACCTCTGCGACTACTGCCGCTTCGCCAGGCCATGGGCCGAAGACCTCGCCGGGCCGCTCCTCAACGGCGAGCCCGTGAGCTGGGAAGAGGCCAAGAAGTTCCTCTCCGAGAGGAGCTACGCCCTGATCTTAACACCGGAGCTGACGAACGAGGAAATCGCCCGGCTCAAAGCCTTCGCTGAGGAGAAGGGCATTCCCGTAGGCTCGACCGTGAGCGGAGGCCTCTCCACGGCCACGCTGGACGACATAAGGAACGCCAAGAGGGTTCTCTTGAAGGCAGACCCGGAGAAGTTCCCGCTGCTCAAGATACTCCTGAAGGGCAAGGAAATCGTCGAGGAGGGCTACGACGTTGCGATACTTGAGGGACCAGCTGAACCGCTCGACGTTCCAACCTTGATCCTCCACGAGTGGGTCAACGCCGCCGGACTGCTGAAGGCAGGAATAAGGGGAATCCCGGAGAGCGGGGCCTACGTCGTGATCGGAAGGCCGGTGGAGGACCTGAAGGGCGACGTACTTGTGGTCCCGGCGGGGGTGTGGGCCGAGAAGAGCGGAACCGTCACCAACGCCTTCGGAATGGAGCTGAAAATGGAGAGGGCAATGGAAGGCTACTCGCCGCTGGAGCTTTTCTCGTGA
- the shyC gene encoding NAD(P)-dependent hydrogenase/sulfhydrogenase 2 subunit gamma, whose protein sequence is MSENPYQTYDARILEVKDLTSREKLFTLRFLDPEVEAKFNFKPGQFVIVDIRGFGEFPISICSSPTRRGYLQLCIRKVGRMTKFVHKMKEGDVVGIRGPYGNGFPMEKMEGSNLILVAGGLGMAPLRSVLWYAIDTGKYENVWLLYGTKAYEDILFRDEIIHLLKHGEAMNCSVKLAYEVESPSCIYLEQGFSDRVCKGVVTDLFRGEEFDVNNTYALICGPPVMYKFVIRELLDRKLSPGRIYMTLERRMRCGVGKCGHCVVGTSVSMKYICQDGPVFTYWDALSTRGLI, encoded by the coding sequence ATGAGCGAGAACCCGTACCAGACGTACGACGCAAGGATTCTCGAAGTGAAGGACTTAACGTCGAGGGAGAAGCTCTTCACACTGCGCTTCCTCGACCCCGAGGTTGAGGCCAAGTTCAACTTCAAGCCGGGGCAGTTCGTCATCGTTGACATCCGCGGCTTCGGAGAGTTCCCGATAAGCATCTGCTCCTCACCCACAAGGAGGGGCTACCTCCAGCTCTGCATCAGAAAGGTCGGCAGGATGACCAAGTTCGTCCACAAGATGAAGGAAGGGGACGTCGTGGGAATCCGCGGGCCCTACGGAAACGGATTCCCCATGGAGAAGATGGAAGGCTCAAACCTAATCCTTGTCGCGGGCGGTCTCGGAATGGCACCCCTACGCTCGGTGCTCTGGTACGCCATCGACACCGGCAAGTACGAGAACGTCTGGCTGCTCTACGGAACCAAGGCCTACGAGGACATACTCTTCCGCGACGAGATAATACACCTCCTGAAGCACGGCGAGGCCATGAACTGCTCGGTAAAGCTGGCGTACGAGGTTGAGAGCCCATCGTGCATCTACCTCGAACAGGGTTTCTCGGACAGGGTGTGCAAGGGTGTCGTCACCGACCTATTCAGGGGAGAGGAGTTCGACGTTAACAACACATACGCCCTCATCTGCGGCCCGCCGGTCATGTACAAGTTCGTCATAAGGGAACTCCTCGACAGAAAGCTCTCACCGGGCAGGATTTACATGACCCTGGAGAGGCGCATGCGCTGCGGTGTCGGCAAGTGCGGCCACTGCGTCGTCGGAACCAGCGTCTCCATGAAGTACATCTGCCAGGACGGCCCGGTCTTCACCTACTGGGACGCTCTCTCCACGAGGGGGTTGATATGA
- the shyD gene encoding NAD(P)-dependent hydrogenase/sulfhydrogenase 2 subunit delta gives MMDKLKLGVFELTDCGGCALNMLFLYEKLFDILEFYEITEFHMATSLSEGNHYDVALVTGTVSTQRDLNLLKEARNHSEYLIALGTCATHGSVQASVERPIREKLKAVYGDEGNPMRALDSKPVVEYVAVDFALPGCPYDKNEVYQVLMDIAKGIEPVRKDYPVCLECKLNEYECVLVKKGLPCLGPITYGGCNAVCVRSGLGCIGCRGPLPGEVNPAGEYEILKDLGYDDEYIVRKFKTFARWEP, from the coding sequence ATGATGGACAAGCTCAAGCTGGGGGTTTTCGAGCTTACCGACTGCGGCGGCTGTGCCCTCAACATGCTCTTCCTCTACGAGAAGCTCTTCGACATCCTCGAATTCTACGAGATAACCGAGTTTCACATGGCGACGAGCCTCAGCGAGGGAAACCACTACGACGTCGCCCTCGTAACTGGAACCGTCTCGACCCAGCGCGACCTGAACCTGCTCAAAGAGGCAAGAAATCACTCCGAGTACCTCATCGCCCTCGGAACCTGCGCAACCCACGGCTCTGTTCAGGCGAGCGTTGAGCGCCCCATCAGGGAGAAGCTGAAGGCAGTCTACGGGGACGAAGGCAACCCGATGCGTGCCCTCGACTCCAAACCGGTCGTCGAATACGTAGCCGTTGATTTTGCCCTGCCCGGCTGCCCGTACGACAAAAACGAGGTCTACCAGGTGCTCATGGACATAGCCAAGGGCATCGAGCCCGTCAGGAAGGACTACCCCGTCTGCCTTGAGTGCAAGCTCAACGAGTACGAGTGCGTGCTGGTAAAGAAAGGCCTTCCGTGCCTCGGTCCGATAACCTACGGCGGCTGCAACGCCGTCTGCGTGCGCTCGGGTCTGGGATGCATCGGCTGCCGCGGTCCGTTGCCAGGCGAGGTGAACCCCGCCGGGGAGTACGAGATACTCAAGGACCTCGGCTACGATGACGAGTACATTGTAAGGAAGTTCAAGACCTTCGCGAGGTGGGAGCCATGA